In Bombus pascuorum chromosome 13, iyBomPasc1.1, whole genome shotgun sequence, a single genomic region encodes these proteins:
- the LOC132913545 gene encoding adapter molecule Crk, with the protein MAAAFNQYDKYSWYFGAMSRQDASDLLMGEKVGGVFLVRDSTSIHGDFVLCVREDNKVSHYIINKIQQGDQIRYRIGDQTFPDIPNLLAFYKLHYLDTTPLIRPASKKTQRVIAKYDFEGNDPDDLPFRKGEILTIISKDEEQWWTARNSLGQTGSVPVPYVQKYEEDNHSVIENNSCPESGGSSTTNSNSVSACQMSYPESGQGTTRRSNIQRTLPAFAKVKQARVPNAYDKTALKLEVGDVIKVTKTNINGQWEGELHGKVGHFPFTHVEFVDNETGEDNQEI; encoded by the exons ATGGCTGCTGCTTTCAATCAATATGACAAGTACag TTGGTATTTTGGTGCAATGTCACGACAAGATGCCTCGGATTTACTCATGGGTGAAAAAGTAGGCGGCGTATTCTTAGTACGTGACAGCACTTCGATACATGGAGATTTTGTTCTATGTGTACGAGAAGACAACAAGGTTAgccattatattataaataaaattcagcaGGGTGATCAAATACGTTATCGGATCGGAGATCAAACGTTTCCTGATATTCCCAACCTTTTggctttttacaaattacattatttgGATACAACACCACTGATCAGGCCTGCATCTAAAAAGACACAGAGGGTAATAGCAAAATATGATTTTGAAGGCAATGATCCTGATGATTTACCTTTTAGGAAAG GAGAAATTCTTACAATTATATCAAAAGATGAAGAACAATGGTGGACTGCTAGAAATAGCCTTGGTCAAACTGGTTCAGTTCCAGTACCATATGTTCAGAAGTATGAAGAAGACAATCACTCTGTGATTGAGAATAATTCATGCCCAGAAAGTGGCGGAAGTTCAACTACAAATTCTAATTCGGTTTCTGCTTGTCAAATGTCTTATCCAGAAAGTGGACAAGGGACCACCCGCAgatcaaatattcaaagaacATTGCCTGCTTTTGCAAAAGTGAAACAAGCAAGGGTACCAAATGCATATGATAAAACTGCTTTAAAATTAGAAGTTGGAGATGTGATAAAAGTAACAAAGACTAATATAAATGGTCAGTGGGAAGGTGAATTGCATGGCAAGGTTGGCCATTTTCCATTCACACATGTTGAGTTTGTAGATAATGAGACTGGAGAAGACAATCAGGAAATTTAA
- the LOC132913543 gene encoding 5'-AMP-activated protein kinase catalytic subunit alpha-2, translating to MSEKIPSNQPQPIVKIGHYTLGQTLGVGTFGKVKIGEHVLTKHKVAVKILNRQKIKSLDVVGKIRREIQNLKLFRHPHIIKLYQVISSPTDIFMIMEYVSGGELFDYIVKHGKLKEYEARRFFQQIISGVDYCHRHMIVHRDLKPENLLLDHNLHVKIADFGLSNMMMDGEFLRTSCGSPNYAAPEVISGKLYAGPEVDIWSCGIILYALLCGTLPFDDEHVPTLFRKIKSGVFPIPEYLNKSVVSLLCHMLQVDPMKRATIEDIKKHEWFQKDLPSYLFPSPVEQDASVIDIDAVNEVCEKFNVKEAEVHSALLGGDPHDQLAIAYHLIIDNKRIADEAAKAELKDFYVASSPPPVAFSPNDTSSSPLRPHPERIAPFRERQSSQGSTSSSMQGARGTPVKRAKWHLGIRSQSKPNDIMNEVYRAMKALNFEWKIINAYSVRVRQKSELTDRYSKMSLQLYQVDYKSYLLDFKSLSNEEEDIGRDPTLPPPQATGHHTMEFFEMCAALITQLAR from the exons ATGTCTGAGAAAATTCCATCTAATCAACCACAGCCAATTGTTAAGATTGGCCATTACACACTTGGGCAAACATTAGGTGTtgggacatttggtaaagtaaaAA TTGGAGAACATGTCTTAACAAAACATAAGGTTGCTGTGAAAATTTTGAATCGTCAGAAAATCAAAAGTTTAGATGTGGTTGGAAAGATTAGAAGAGAGATACAAAATCTGAAACTTTTCAGACATCCtcacattattaaatt ATATCAGGTTATAAGCTCACCCACCgatatatttatgataatgGAATATGTATCAGGTGGAGAATTGTTTGACTATATTGTAAAACATGGCAAACTAAAGGAATATGAGGCACGAAGATTCTTCCAACAGATTATTTCTGGTGTTGATTATTGTCACAGGCATATGATAGTTCATCGTGACTTAAAGCCAGAGAATCTATTGTTAGATCACAATCTACATGTAAAAATAGCAGATTTCG GTTTGTCAAACATGATGATGGATGGAGAATTTTTACGTACTTCTTGTGGTTCCCCTAACTATGCAGCACCAGAAGTAATTTCTGGTAAATTATATGCTGGTCCTGAAGTCGATATATGGTCTTGTGGAATAATACTTTATGCTTTACTTTGTGGCACTTTACCATTTGATGATGAACATGTACCGACACTTTTCcgtaaaattaaat cTGGAGTTTTTCCCATCCCAGAGTACCTGAATAAAAGTGTTGTAAGTCTTTTGTGTCACATGTTACAAGTGGATCCTATGAAAAGAGCAACCATTGAAGATATCAa aaaacacgaaTGGTTCCAGAAGGATTTACCTTCATATTTATTCCCGTCGCCTGTTGAACAGGACGCTTCTGTAATTGATATAGACGCAGTAAACGAAGTTTGTGAAAAATTCAATGTGAAAGAAGCAGAAGTCCATTCTGCATTATTAGGTGGAGATCCTCATGATCAACTGGCAATTGCCTATCACttaataatagataataaaagaatcgCAGACGAGGCTGCTAAAGCAGAGTTAAAAGATTTCTACGTAGCTTCTAGTCCACCCCCTGTTGCTTTTAGCCCCAATGATACCAGTAGCAGTCCTTTGAGACCACATCCAGAAAGAATAGCAC CATTTCGAGAAAGACAAAGTTCTCAAGGAAGTACATCGTCCTCGATGCAAGGTGCTCGTGGTACGCCAGTAAAACGGGCTAAATGGCATTTAGGAATCCGTTCACAATCTAAACCGAACGACATTATGAATGAAGTCTATCGAGCTATGAAAGCTCTTAATTTC gaatGGAAAATCATAAATGCTTACAGCGTTAGAGTACGCCAAAAGAGTGAATTAACAGATAGATATAGTAAGATGTCGTTACAACTTTATCAAGTTGattacaaaagttatttattgGATTTTAAGTCTTTATCaaatgaagaagaagatattGGACGAG ATCCTACACTTCCACCACCTCAGGCGACAGGTCATCATACAATGGAATTCTTCGAAATGTGCGCAGCATTAATCACGCAGTTAGCTCGATAA
- the LOC132913544 gene encoding congested-like trachea protein: protein MSEKEISLLKYFLSGGFGGICTIVVGHPLDTIKVRLQTMPLPGPNEAVLYNGTIDCAKKTITREGIRGLYKGMGAPLCGVAPIFAISFYGYGLGKQLIKRSDNVELSSLQLFYAGAFSGIFTTVIMAPGERIKCLLQIQQGDAKPRYNGPIDCTKQLYKNGGITNIFKGTCATLLRDVPASGMYFMTYECLKKWMSSEDGKTGILQTIFAGGFAGIANWIVGMPPDVLKSRLQSAPDGTYKNGIRDVFVVLMKEEGPKALYKGCVPVMLRAFPANAACFLGFEVAIKFLNWLLPNA, encoded by the exons ATgtcagaaaaagaaataagccttcttaaatattttctaagtgGAGGATTCGGCGGAATATGCACCATCGTGGTGGGTCATCCCCTAGACACGATAAAA GTCCGCCTTCAAACTATGCCTCTACCAGGTCCAAATGAAGCAGTGTTGTATAATGGAACAATTGATTGTGCTAAGAAAACAATCACAAGAGAAGGAATACGTGGACTATATAAGG gtATGGGTGCACCTTTATGTGGTGTAGCTCCAATATTTGCCATAAGTTTTTATGGATATGGACTTGGCAAGCAATTGATAAAGAGATCTGACAATGTTGAACTGTCCTCTTTGCAACTATTCTATGCTGGTGCTTTTAGTGGCATCTTTACCACTGTTATAATGGCTCCTggtgaaagaataaaatgtcTTTTACAAATCCAACAGGGTGATGCAAAACCCAGATATAATGGCCCTATTGATTGTACAAAGCAACTTTATAAGAACGGaggaattacaaatatttttaaaggtaCCTGTGCTACTCTTCTAAGag aTGTTCCTGCTAGTGGAATGTATTTTATGACATATGAGTGTCTCAAAAAGTGGATGTCCTCTGAAGATGGCAAAACAGGaatattacaaacaatttTTGCTGGTGGTTTTGCTGGTATAGCAAATTGGATTGTTGGAATGCCACCTGATGTATTAAAAAGTCGTTTACAAAgtg CGCCAGATGGTACTTACAAAAACGGAATTCGGGACGTGTTCGTagttttaatgaaagaagaggGACCAAAAGCATTGTATAAAGGATGTGTACCAGTGATGCTTCGTGCATTTCCGGCAAATGCAGCATGTTTCCTTGGGTTTGAAGTTGCTATAAAGTTCTTGAACTGGCTACTACCTAAtgcataa
- the LOC132913542 gene encoding insulin-like growth factor-binding protein complex acid labile subunit isoform X1: protein MMVILILVLTLLNECFGQIIDIGDVWEVKCPPGCSCEVQKFIDLPLHRWIKTSQDQNLTNECNFEFGLNMDHSMIPEFLNVAICAVAEDYEELLDKLPSDIQVFTILESGMGNFEILLQSTTFQRFTDLISLDIQGIDYESVKKSSNVEQGKQGGIVLSVDSLYPLGLNLLYLNLERVRLTSLSPMKRNKANLVIKPMNTVTNDENNNKQLLNNISQSTGHRLIFLSQQNSGESDDKEILPYDVYKQEMEGYQETVGLFTGLGALTHLRVYDCDLKDITWHMFDGLNNLVHLSLEKNSLKFIPEFCFYGTPNLKVLSLASNQLLTLKSVDLAGLLMLEDLDLRGNNLTFLSELSFPPFPMLKIADFRKNPLDSIFPSTFEIMNTTLELYLGGEDSKLYLQKNSFLGLCRLQALYLYNLEIPMLERFVFQGMPELLKLRARGNISSIDLDAFVDLIKLVDLDLSSCHIRKISMDAFYGLQNVKRIDLSNNELEYIPPGLFGVQQQKQLKEIILSKNKLTSLPIDFFKMLRIPNKPPQFSIVRLDSNPWDCTCSMITWNPYLVNRLREIAPRCSTPKKLKNWGVFHALRKGGLQCRTLRRKYLKKSTLGRNNYEDNIIS, encoded by the exons atgaTGGTTATTCTAATACTTGTCCTCACTTTGCTG AATGAGTGCTTTGGACAAATAATCGATATTGGTGATGTTTGGGAGGTAAAATGTCCACCAGGCTGTTCTTGTGAGGTacagaaatttattgatttacCTTTGCATCGATGGATCAAAACGAGTCAAGATCAG AACTTGACTAACGAATGCAATTTCGAATTTGGATTGAACATGGACCACTCTATGATACccgaatttttaaatgttgcaATTTGTGCTGTTGCCGAAGATTATGAAGAACTATTGGATAAACTCCCATCAGACATTCAG GTGTTTACAATTCTTGAATCTGGTATGGGAAACTTTGAGATTCTTCTACAGTCTACAACATTTCAACGTTTTACAGATTTAATATCTTTAGACATTCAAGGAATAGATTATGAATCTGTAAAAAAAAGCTCGAATGTTGAACAAGGAAAACAAGGAGGAATTGTTTTATCAGTTGATTCATTGTATCCATTAGGATTAAATCTCCTTTACCTAAATTTAGAACGAGTCAGATTGACAAGCCTGAGTCcaatgaaaagaaacaaagctAATCTTGTGATTAAACCAATGAATACAGTTACCaatgatgaaaataataataaacaattactAAATAACATCAGCCAAAGTACAGGACAcagattgatatttttaagtcAACAAAATAGTGGAGAAAGTGATGACAAGGAAATACTTCCTTATGATGTGTACAAACAAGAAATGGAAGGTTATCAAGAAACTGTTGGACTTTTTACTGGTTTAGGAGCTTTAACTCACTTAAGAGTTTATGATTGtgatttaaaagatataacatgGCATATGTTTGATGGTTTGAATAACCTCGTTCATCTCTCACTAGAAAAAAATAGTTTGAAGTTCATTccagaattttgtttttatggcACCCCAAATTTAAAAGTATTGTCACTTGCAAGTAATCAATTGTTAACACTTAAGAGTGTAGATTTAGCTGGTTTATTGATGCTAGAAGATCTTGATTTAAGAGGGAATAATCTAACTTTTTTATCAGAACTatcttttcctcctttcccAATGTTGAAGATTGCAGATTTTCGGAAGAATCCTTTGGATTCTATATTCCCAag TACTTTTGAAATCATGAATACAACATTAGAACTTTATTTGGGAGGTGAAGattcaaaattatatctacaaaaaaattctttcttagGATTATGTCGGCTTCAAGCCTTATATCtgtataatttagaaataccAATGTTGGAGCGTTTTGTATTTCAAGGAATGCCAGAGCTATTAAAATTAAGGGCTCGcggaaatatttcaagtatcGATCTTGATGCTTTTgtggatttaattaaattagtagATCTTGATTTAAGTTCTTGtcatattcgtaaaatatctATGGATGCATTTTATGGTTTGCAAAATGTTAAACGTATAGATCtatcaaataatgaattagAATACATTCCACCTGGTTTATTTGGAGTGCAACAACAGAAGCAACTTAAAGAAATTATCCTTTCAAAGAATAAGCTGACATCACTACCTATAGACTTTTTCAAAATGCTTCGGATTCCAAATAAACCACCacaattttcaattgtaaGATTAGATAGCAATCCATGGGATTGTACTTGTTCGATGATTACATGGAATCCTTACTTG gtaaacaGGTTACGAGAAATAGCACCAAGATGCTCAACTCCCAAGAAGCTGAAAAATTGGGGAGTTTTTCATGCATTACGTAAAGGTGGTTTACAATGTAGAACCTTGAGgagaaagtatttaaaaaagtcTACGTTGggaagaaataattatgaagATAATATCATCAGTTAG
- the LOC132913542 gene encoding insulin-like growth factor-binding protein complex acid labile subunit isoform X2 → MDHSMIPEFLNVAICAVAEDYEELLDKLPSDIQVFTILESGMGNFEILLQSTTFQRFTDLISLDIQGIDYESVKKSSNVEQGKQGGIVLSVDSLYPLGLNLLYLNLERVRLTSLSPMKRNKANLVIKPMNTVTNDENNNKQLLNNISQSTGHRLIFLSQQNSGESDDKEILPYDVYKQEMEGYQETVGLFTGLGALTHLRVYDCDLKDITWHMFDGLNNLVHLSLEKNSLKFIPEFCFYGTPNLKVLSLASNQLLTLKSVDLAGLLMLEDLDLRGNNLTFLSELSFPPFPMLKIADFRKNPLDSIFPSTFEIMNTTLELYLGGEDSKLYLQKNSFLGLCRLQALYLYNLEIPMLERFVFQGMPELLKLRARGNISSIDLDAFVDLIKLVDLDLSSCHIRKISMDAFYGLQNVKRIDLSNNELEYIPPGLFGVQQQKQLKEIILSKNKLTSLPIDFFKMLRIPNKPPQFSIVRLDSNPWDCTCSMITWNPYLVNRLREIAPRCSTPKKLKNWGVFHALRKGGLQCRTLRRKYLKKSTLGRNNYEDNIIS, encoded by the exons ATGGACCACTCTATGATACccgaatttttaaatgttgcaATTTGTGCTGTTGCCGAAGATTATGAAGAACTATTGGATAAACTCCCATCAGACATTCAG GTGTTTACAATTCTTGAATCTGGTATGGGAAACTTTGAGATTCTTCTACAGTCTACAACATTTCAACGTTTTACAGATTTAATATCTTTAGACATTCAAGGAATAGATTATGAATCTGTAAAAAAAAGCTCGAATGTTGAACAAGGAAAACAAGGAGGAATTGTTTTATCAGTTGATTCATTGTATCCATTAGGATTAAATCTCCTTTACCTAAATTTAGAACGAGTCAGATTGACAAGCCTGAGTCcaatgaaaagaaacaaagctAATCTTGTGATTAAACCAATGAATACAGTTACCaatgatgaaaataataataaacaattactAAATAACATCAGCCAAAGTACAGGACAcagattgatatttttaagtcAACAAAATAGTGGAGAAAGTGATGACAAGGAAATACTTCCTTATGATGTGTACAAACAAGAAATGGAAGGTTATCAAGAAACTGTTGGACTTTTTACTGGTTTAGGAGCTTTAACTCACTTAAGAGTTTATGATTGtgatttaaaagatataacatgGCATATGTTTGATGGTTTGAATAACCTCGTTCATCTCTCACTAGAAAAAAATAGTTTGAAGTTCATTccagaattttgtttttatggcACCCCAAATTTAAAAGTATTGTCACTTGCAAGTAATCAATTGTTAACACTTAAGAGTGTAGATTTAGCTGGTTTATTGATGCTAGAAGATCTTGATTTAAGAGGGAATAATCTAACTTTTTTATCAGAACTatcttttcctcctttcccAATGTTGAAGATTGCAGATTTTCGGAAGAATCCTTTGGATTCTATATTCCCAag TACTTTTGAAATCATGAATACAACATTAGAACTTTATTTGGGAGGTGAAGattcaaaattatatctacaaaaaaattctttcttagGATTATGTCGGCTTCAAGCCTTATATCtgtataatttagaaataccAATGTTGGAGCGTTTTGTATTTCAAGGAATGCCAGAGCTATTAAAATTAAGGGCTCGcggaaatatttcaagtatcGATCTTGATGCTTTTgtggatttaattaaattagtagATCTTGATTTAAGTTCTTGtcatattcgtaaaatatctATGGATGCATTTTATGGTTTGCAAAATGTTAAACGTATAGATCtatcaaataatgaattagAATACATTCCACCTGGTTTATTTGGAGTGCAACAACAGAAGCAACTTAAAGAAATTATCCTTTCAAAGAATAAGCTGACATCACTACCTATAGACTTTTTCAAAATGCTTCGGATTCCAAATAAACCACCacaattttcaattgtaaGATTAGATAGCAATCCATGGGATTGTACTTGTTCGATGATTACATGGAATCCTTACTTG gtaaacaGGTTACGAGAAATAGCACCAAGATGCTCAACTCCCAAGAAGCTGAAAAATTGGGGAGTTTTTCATGCATTACGTAAAGGTGGTTTACAATGTAGAACCTTGAGgagaaagtatttaaaaaagtcTACGTTGggaagaaataattatgaagATAATATCATCAGTTAG
- the LOC132913537 gene encoding mannose-1-phosphate guanyltransferase alpha-A produces the protein MILKSVILIGGPSKGTRFRPLSLDIPKPLFPVAGLPVIQHHIEACSKVDNLSEILIIGSYLANDLSQFIQEMISTYKISIRYLQEFIPLGTAGGLYHFRDQIRSGGPTYFFVMNGDVCADFSLQEIVDYHKEKQALLTIMATEATRQQSLNFGCMVLNKEGKVAHYVEKPSTFVSTLINCGIYLASLDIFQTMADVFYARQNQESFTQFNGNGKDPAHISLEQDILMRLAGTGRLFALPVLKWWSQVKTAGSAIYANRHYLALYKAKHPDRLASTVNGTFQIIGDIYIHPSATVHETAVLGPNVSIGPNAVIARGVRIRESIILANAHIQAHSIVLYSIVGKSSYVGEWARIEGTPCDPNPDKPFAKMENLPLFNTNGKLNPSITILGTSVRLAAEKIVLNSIVLPHKELTKNFKNEIIL, from the exons ATGATATTAAAATCTGTTATATTAATTGGAGGCCCGTCAAAAG gtACTAGATTTAGGCCTCTTTCATTAGATATACCAAAACCATTATTTCCTGTTGCTGGATTACCAGTAATACAGCACCATATAGAAGCATGCTCTAAAGTGGACAATCttagtgaaatattaataattggaTCATATCTTGCAAATGATCTGTCTCAATTTATTCAGGAAATGATAAGCACATATAAAATAAGCATTAGGTATCTTCAAGAATTCATTCCATTAGGAACAGCTGGTGGCTTATATCACTTTCGTGATCAAATACGTTCTGGTGGACctacatatttttttgtaatgaATGGTGATGTATGTGCTGACTTTTCTTTGCAAGAAATAGTAGATTATCATAAAGAGAAACAAGCATTGCTTACTATCATGGCCACTGAAGCAACTAGACAGCAATCGTTGAATTTTGGATGTATGGTTCTTAACAAAGAAGGAAAGGTTGCTCATTATGTAGAGAAGCCATCGACATTTGTTTCCACTTTAATCAATTGTGGAATTTATCTTGCTTCCTTAGATATCTTTCAAACCATGGCTGATGTCTTTTACGCAAGACAAAATCAGGAGAGTTTTAC GCAATTCAATGGTAATGGTAAAGATCCAGCTCATATATCACTAGAACAAGACATACTAATGCGTTTAGCTGGAACTGGTCGTTTATTTGCTTTACCTGTTCTAAAATGGTGGTCGCAAGTTAAGACTGCAGGTTCTGCTATATATGCCAATCGTCATTATTTAGCTTTGTATAAAGCAAAACATCCAGACCGTCTTGCTTCTACAGTTAATGGAACTTTTCAGATTATTGGTGATATCTATATTCATCCTTCTGCTACTGTTCACGAAACAGCAGTG CTGGGTCCAAATGTAAGCATAGGCCCAAATGCTGTCATTGCCCGTGGTGTTAGAATAAGGGAGTCAATTATATTAGCCAATGCTCATATTCAGGCACattctattgtattatatagtattgttGGGAAAAGCAGCTATGTGGGAGAATGGGCAAGAATAGAAGGAACACCATGTGATCCTAATCCTGACAAACCATTTGCGAAAATGGAAAACTTGCCCTTGTTTAACActaatggaaaattgaatcCTTCTATAACAATCCTCG gcACGAGCGTACGTTTGGCAGCagagaaaattgtattaaattcaATTGTCTTACCGCACAAAGAATTGACTAAGaactttaaaaatgaaattattctataa
- the LOC132913534 gene encoding uncharacterized protein LOC132913534, with product MAQHLQTQHQHEFLPLCDVLFNIISLASYFCDVVFDFAMVYALAQHSVAPPILFPLSIVLIATSLIISQIISVRWYLWGARGKLTGNNITDCNINGKKENGNWTIWCVLLLHSTQVGVLWRYFKLFIPVNLTYVKHEVRELCVLRLIHAFCEAAPMLLLQLYLLSIGVNNDSNTDVGKTKETDRDSDKLAKLTAVSAGLSLWSVCWAVASFSKGAARLRNLERLVLTWLGVLAQLAWRLGTVSARVGVLVAYASLYGGQWLLIVMALHWLSMLMWLLLTPDGLFHGGEHLPILRKTSLASLLAFVYIFAYVNLHETNHRQKMVIFYTVMFLENSLLIGVWIVGVNRTDLLPHQHHPNPVTLVLTLLALFFGGMFFMGLYYRFFHVRRLRYEAGGRMTASNLTALSNQDNLEEKQIEYTEDKKLSMNVGVRRVKLSNGGIPGVFNCRFTNPAVVNPNRKKKKPTTFVPPPPPQSQTGTVTTSMNTVTESKQWLGVNNNSRQLIPFWKKSVNSGMIQNDHSNEQKVGMDAATAGSLSVNLIREKLQEKKQQQLRELRAIQEEIKEGKLFPPPSASASSFSSSPASNQQPPPNTKLHTSPSSPLFTSEPSVGDQNGGLALSSWPPVKMHCLLPPPPSSSYYPNVHSSNSWRTTQRERADTPEILLAPRCLPHHYSHWTPSTHVNHRQNGGEESSKGEGEVEGDLSDMEGSQVSLPRSYTLPREFKYHHPNNTARERERRVGNNKVPASRFYLPSTNSSDGDVDSADNEEETDSEVHYRMKNNHESNNHNETQQQQQQRFAFEDNNKNEFLNPDSSATVIMSGNSYLNNSQGLLRPSQLFRNRVKHETKL from the exons ATGGCCCAGCATCTGCAGACACAGCATCAACACGAATTTTTACCATTGTGTGATGTATTATTCAACATAATCTCCCTTGCATCATATTTTTGTGACGTTGTTTTTGACTTTGCAATGGTATATGCTCTTGCCCAACATTCTGTAGCTCCTCCAATTCTCTTTCCCTTAAGTATTGTTCTTATAGCAacttcattaattatttctcag aTTATTAGTGTAAGATGGTATTTGTGGGGAGCCAGAGGCAAACTAACTGGTAACAATATAACAGATTGCAATATCaatggaaagaaagaaaatgggaATTGGACAATATGGTGTGTTTTATTGCTTCATTCAACTCAAGTTGGAGTGTTATGGAGAtacttcaaattatttattccagTTAATTTAACTTATGTTAAACATGAGGTGAG AGAACTTTGTGTATTACGCCTTATTCATGCCTTCTGTGAAGCTGCACCAATGTTACTTCTGCAGTTATATCTCTTGTCTATTGGAGTCAATAATGATTCAAATACAGATGTTGGAAAAACAAAGGAAACTGACAGAGACAGTGATAAGTTAGCAAAATTAACTGCAGTATCTGCTGGTCTATCTTTGTGGAGTGTATGTTGGGCAGTTGCTAGTTTTAGCAAAGGTGCAGCACGTCTTCGTAATTTAGAACGTTTGGTATTGACATGGCTAGGTGTGCTGGCACAACTAGCTTGGCGTTTAGGAACTGTAAGCGCTAGAGTAGGAGTATTGGTAGCTTATGCTTCACTTTATGGTGGACAGTGGTTGCTAATTGTCATGGCTCTCCACTGGCTATCAATGTTGATGTGGTTGCTACTCACGCCAGATGGTCTTTTTCACGGTGGCGAACATTTGCctattttaagaaaaacgtCTTTAGCTTCACTCCTTGCATTCgtttatatatttgcatacGTAAATTTACACGAAACAAATCATCGTCAAAAAATG gTAATTTTTTACACAGTAATGTTTTTGGAGAATAGTTTACTCATTGGTGTATGGATAGTTGGTGTTAATAGAACAGATCTTCTTCCACACCAACATCATCCAAACCCTGTAACTTTAGTACTTACACTATTAGCTTTATTTTTTGGTGGTATGTTTTTCATGGGGCTCTATTATAG ATTTTTTCACGTACGGAGATTAAGGTATGAAGCTGGTGGTAGAATGACGGCTTCGAATCTCACGGCTTTATCAAACCAg GATAATCtggaagaaaaacaaatagaatatacagaagataaaaaattaagtatGAATGTAGGAGTAAGGAGAGTTAAATTGAGTAATGGTGGAATACCAGGAGTATTTAATTGTCGTTTTACGAATCCAGCTGTAGTAAATCCaaatcgaaaaaagaaaaaaccaaCAACATTCGTACCTCCCCCCCCACCACAGTCTCAAACTGGAACTGTCACAACTTCCATGAACACGGTGACTGAGTCGAAACAATGGCTTGGCGTGAATAATAATTCACGTCAATTAATACCGTTTTGGAAGAAATCCGTAAATTCCGGCATGATACAGAATGATCATTCAAATGAACAAAAAGTTGGAATGGATGCTGCAACTGCTGGCTCTCTAAGTGTGAATTTAATAAGAGAGAAACTTCAAGAGAAGAAGCAACAGCAGTTGCGAGAATTAAGAGCAAttcaagaagaaataaaagaaggaaagttATTTCCTCCGCCATCAGCTTCAGCATCGTCATTCTCGTCGTCGCCTGCATCAAATCAGCAACCACCACctaatacaaaattacataCTTCCCCTAGTTCTCCTTTATTCACGTCTGAGCCATCAGTAGGTGATCAAAATGGAGGACTAGCTTTATCTTCGTGGCCACCAGTGAAAATGCACTGTCTTTTACCTCCTCCACCATCATCTTCCTATTACCCCAACGTTCATTCTTCGAATTCATGGAGAACAACGCAAAGAGAAAGAGCGGACACTCCAGAAATTTTACTCGCACCGCGTTGTCTTCCTCATCATTATTCCCATTGGACACCGTCTACTCATGTTAATCATCG TCAAAATGGTGGAGAGGAAAGTTCTAAAGGTGAGGGAGAGGTAGAAGGAGATCTTAGCGATATGGAAGGTAGTCAAGTATCATTGCCCCGAAGCTATACTCTACCACGCGAATTTAAGTATCATCATCCAAACAATACTGCCAGAGAACGAGAACGACGTGTAGGAAATAACAAAGTTCCAGCGTCACGTTTTTACTTACCTTCTACTAATAGTTCCGATG GAGATGTAGATAGTGCGGACAATGAAGAAGAGACGGATTCTGAAGTACACTatcgtatgaaaaataatcaTGAGTCCAACAATCATAACGAAAcgcaacagcagcaacagcaacggTTTGCGTTTgaggataataataaaaatgaatttttaaatccgGATTCTTCAGCAACCGTTATCATGTCTggaaattcttatttaaataattctcaaGGGCTACTTCGACCAAGTCAATTGTTCAGAAACAGGGTTAAACATGAAACGAAGCTTTGA